A window of the Henckelia pumila isolate YLH828 chromosome 3, ASM3356847v2, whole genome shotgun sequence genome harbors these coding sequences:
- the LOC140888810 gene encoding secreted RxLR effector protein 161-like — MGASIKLDKDEGGISVDATMYRGLIGSLLYLTASRPDIVFAVCLCARFQSNPKQSHFIAGKRILKYIKGTQNVGLWYAKHNSFNLVGYSDADYAGCKLDRKSTSGSCQFLGDRLISWFSKKQTSIATSMTKAEYLAAGSCCAQLLWIQQQLRDYGIEKQDSPIFCDNTSTIAITYNPIFHSRTKHIEVRHHFIQDHALKKNIRLEALN; from the exons ATGGGTGCATCAATCAAACTTGACAAAGACGAAGGAGGAATATCAGTTGATGCtacaatgtatcgaggtctaatTGGGTCATTGCTTTATTTAACAGCCAGTAGACCTGACATTGTTTTTGCAGTATGTttatgtgcaagatttcaatcaAATCCTAAGCAATCCCACTTCATAGCTGGAAAGAGGATACTGAAGTATATAAAGGGAACTCAAAATGTTGGCCTATGGTATGCTAAGCACAACTCCTTCAATCTAGTTGGATACTCAGATGCTGATTATGCTGGATGTAAACTGGATAGAAAAAGTACCAGTggatcatgtcaattccttggggaTAGACTGATTTCATGGTTTAGCAAGAAACAGACATCCATTGCAACCTCCATGACGAAAGCTGAATACTTAGCTGCAGGAAGTTGTTGTGCTCAACtgctctggattcaacaacagTTGAGGGACTATGGAATTGAAAAACAGGATTCACCAATCTTCTGTGATAACACCAGCACAATTGCAATTACTTACAACCCTATTTTTCACTCAAGAACGAAGCATATCGAAGTTAGGCATCATTTTATCCAAGATCATGCACTCAAGAAGAACATTCGACTGGA GGCTTTAAACTAA